From Gopherus evgoodei ecotype Sinaloan lineage chromosome 15, rGopEvg1_v1.p, whole genome shotgun sequence, one genomic window encodes:
- the LOC115635444 gene encoding Golgi apparatus membrane protein TVP23 homolog B-like isoform X1 → MMTTRDGRGSREGLAPGDDVTGGGSEAAPTMVRQDSNDDTEDVSLFDADEEVSTRSKKSKIRHPVASFFHLFFRVSAIVVYLLCELISSSFIACMVSIILLLSCDFWAVKNVTGRLMVGLRWWNQVDDDGRSHWVFEARKASTQGKKVSSEAESRIFWLGLVTCPVIWVIFAFSALFSFKVKWLAVVTMGVVLQGANLYGYIKCKVGRRTNLTSMATSYLGRQFLRQTVIKDDQAES, encoded by the exons ATGATGACGACACGCGACGGGCGGGGTTCACGTGAGGGATTGGCTCCGGGGGATGACGTGACGGGAGGCGGAAGTGAGGCGGCTCCAACGATGGTACGGCAG GACAGTAATGATGACACTGAAGATGTGTCATTGTTTGACGCAGATGAAGAAGTATCCACGAGATCAAAAAAGTCAAAGATAAG GCACCCAGTGGCATCATTTTTCCACTTGTTCTTCCGAGTCAGTGCAATAGTTGTCTATCTTCTCTGTGAACTGATCAGCAGCAGCTTCATTGCCTGCATGGTGTCAATTATCCTGCTCCTGTCTTGTGACTTTTGGGCAGTAAAG AATGTTACGGGCCGGCTAATGGTCGGCCTTCGCTGGTGGAACCAGGTGGATGATGATGGCAGGAGTCACTGGGTGTTTGAAGCCAGGAAG GCATCGACTCAAGGGAAAAAAGTTTCATCTGAAGCCGAGTCCCGAATCTTCTGGTTAGGACTAGTTACCTGTCCTGTCATCTGGGTGATATTTGCCTTCAGTGCCCTGTTCTCATTCAAAGTGAAATGGCTG GCAGTGGTTACAATGGGAGTGGTTCTACAGGGGGCCAACCTGTATGGTTATATCAAGTGTAAAGTGGGCAGAAGAACAAATTTAACCAGCATGGCTACCTCCTATCTTGGAAGACAGTTCTTGCGGCAG ACTGTGATTAAAGATGACCAAGCCGAATCCTGA
- the LOC115635444 gene encoding Golgi apparatus membrane protein TVP23 homolog B-like isoform X2, with translation MMTTRDGRGSREGLAPGDDVTGGGSEAAPTMDSNDDTEDVSLFDADEEVSTRSKKSKIRHPVASFFHLFFRVSAIVVYLLCELISSSFIACMVSIILLLSCDFWAVKNVTGRLMVGLRWWNQVDDDGRSHWVFEARKASTQGKKVSSEAESRIFWLGLVTCPVIWVIFAFSALFSFKVKWLAVVTMGVVLQGANLYGYIKCKVGRRTNLTSMATSYLGRQFLRQTVIKDDQAES, from the exons ATGATGACGACACGCGACGGGCGGGGTTCACGTGAGGGATTGGCTCCGGGGGATGACGTGACGGGAGGCGGAAGTGAGGCGGCTCCAACGATG GACAGTAATGATGACACTGAAGATGTGTCATTGTTTGACGCAGATGAAGAAGTATCCACGAGATCAAAAAAGTCAAAGATAAG GCACCCAGTGGCATCATTTTTCCACTTGTTCTTCCGAGTCAGTGCAATAGTTGTCTATCTTCTCTGTGAACTGATCAGCAGCAGCTTCATTGCCTGCATGGTGTCAATTATCCTGCTCCTGTCTTGTGACTTTTGGGCAGTAAAG AATGTTACGGGCCGGCTAATGGTCGGCCTTCGCTGGTGGAACCAGGTGGATGATGATGGCAGGAGTCACTGGGTGTTTGAAGCCAGGAAG GCATCGACTCAAGGGAAAAAAGTTTCATCTGAAGCCGAGTCCCGAATCTTCTGGTTAGGACTAGTTACCTGTCCTGTCATCTGGGTGATATTTGCCTTCAGTGCCCTGTTCTCATTCAAAGTGAAATGGCTG GCAGTGGTTACAATGGGAGTGGTTCTACAGGGGGCCAACCTGTATGGTTATATCAAGTGTAAAGTGGGCAGAAGAACAAATTTAACCAGCATGGCTACCTCCTATCTTGGAAGACAGTTCTTGCGGCAG ACTGTGATTAAAGATGACCAAGCCGAATCCTGA